Proteins from a genomic interval of Streptococcus sp. D7B5:
- a CDS encoding cutinase family protein, translated as MSNSNLKNFDNFYADLAQSAYANRPNNFPPLNNSKTFQDFNFSEDIVFDGEITPGGKNLPHNGRVYLQPDPELRDTYKVTSIPVPDANGMRQDVHHKRYQKGLLTDDEAGFSAYYLTDTPTLTNDTKKTYMAIRGSDAISKENWNDWVDNDAKFALNHIHTPQAKLATVGMKTKIAEMTEKAPQATMDITGHSLGTIVSAQGVAGLSDEELEKIGKVVLFDGPDTTKSLKKMGLSDEKIKKISEKIEYYVNPFDVVGMLNREHTITKLPGDSDEPLKKPVGKVNVLVPLHYTQITDPESSHDFGVFQSDGKGNLLTASEDFHPELLRAGEKLARLIATTLDSLRALGVDENVASNVLNSIMRGEFKIKAAIGYSVYENFTTEYSKIVEEARKESIKWDREAIPRYQEQLRNGNLTGEKRILVRAQLLQTAAQLANFDMEDKVKSVKTLLSDAKEDIQNMIKETRQTAFDMVGYLSSSEVTNLLSGFDTTSFWDEGVASDTKTAATSFLTQIEQLGESLVKASGSFETIDTNSAEDFNNLLADVKQTWREKNVSLNG; from the coding sequence ATGAGTAATAGCAATTTAAAAAATTTTGATAATTTTTATGCAGATTTGGCGCAGTCGGCATATGCTAATCGCCCTAATAATTTTCCGCCTTTAAATAATTCAAAAACTTTTCAAGATTTTAACTTTTCTGAAGATATAGTTTTTGACGGTGAAATCACACCCGGAGGTAAGAACCTTCCTCATAATGGTAGAGTCTACTTGCAACCAGATCCTGAGTTGCGAGATACTTATAAAGTCACATCGATACCAGTTCCTGATGCGAATGGGATGAGGCAGGATGTTCATCACAAACGTTATCAAAAAGGATTGTTAACTGATGATGAAGCTGGTTTCAGTGCCTACTACTTAACGGATACGCCAACCTTGACTAATGATACCAAGAAAACCTATATGGCTATCCGCGGAAGTGATGCCATCAGTAAAGAAAATTGGAACGACTGGGTTGACAACGATGCTAAGTTCGCTCTCAATCATATCCATACGCCGCAAGCCAAGTTAGCGACAGTAGGAATGAAAACGAAGATTGCAGAGATGACTGAAAAAGCTCCGCAAGCTACGATGGACATCACAGGTCACTCCTTAGGAACCATTGTCTCTGCGCAAGGGGTAGCTGGCCTCAGTGATGAAGAACTGGAGAAAATCGGCAAAGTGGTCCTCTTTGACGGCCCGGACACGACAAAGAGTTTAAAGAAAATGGGACTCAGTGATGAGAAAATCAAAAAGATCAGCGAAAAAATCGAGTACTATGTCAATCCATTTGATGTCGTGGGGATGCTCAATCGTGAGCATACCATCACCAAATTACCGGGGGACTCCGATGAACCTCTTAAGAAACCCGTCGGTAAAGTCAATGTCCTCGTCCCCTTGCATTATACCCAGATTACTGATCCGGAAAGTTCCCATGACTTTGGTGTTTTCCAATCGGATGGGAAGGGAAATTTATTGACTGCTTCAGAGGATTTTCACCCAGAATTGCTCAGGGCAGGTGAAAAGCTGGCTCGACTGATAGCGACAACCTTGGATTCCCTCCGGGCTTTAGGAGTCGATGAAAATGTAGCCTCAAATGTTTTAAATTCCATTATGAGAGGTGAGTTTAAAATAAAGGCAGCTATTGGTTATTCAGTTTACGAGAATTTTACAACTGAATATAGCAAGATCGTCGAAGAAGCTCGTAAAGAATCGATAAAATGGGATAGAGAAGCTATTCCTCGTTATCAGGAACAACTGAGAAATGGCAATCTTACAGGAGAAAAGAGGATTTTGGTTCGAGCTCAGTTGCTTCAGACAGCAGCCCAGTTGGCAAATTTTGACATGGAAGACAAAGTTAAATCTGTGAAAACCTTACTTTCAGATGCTAAGGAAGATATTCAAAACATGATAAAAGAAACAAGACAGACAGCCTTTGACATGGTTGGATATTTGTCAAGTTCAGAAGTTACAAATCTACTTTCTGGTTTTGACACAACAAGCTTTTGGGATGAAGGCGTTGCAAGTGACACGAAGACAGCAGCAACATCCTTCCTGACACAAATCGAGCAACTAGGGGAGAGCTTGGTTAAAGCTAGTGGTTCCTTTGAAACCATAGATACAAATAGTGCTGAAGATTTTAACAATCTATTGGCGGATGTAAAACAAACATGGAGGGAAAAAAATGTTAGTCTTAACGGATGA
- a CDS encoding SEC10/PgrA surface exclusion domain-containing protein: MELQKDYGKKLRTGAVISTLAISALGVSTTVSASETEVAVNEPATRVVAQDEVKPKVPSQADVDKAKAELDKANQDVAKQKEVVASTEANIADAEKTIADTTKKVEEAKTVTPEKVAEAKADADKKASELATAEKAVADADKSVSATAEKVEDQTKVVSNAEKTATDASNKVAEAQNKVDSLSSTTDIRTLDREAYGLTVKVRVDERKVDEAQKKLDEGKKAVADKEQAIKDTQDKISSAEKEFKQATTNLNVAKANQSQKEEAVKKAKAELEVVKQGTTRTKTVSDEEYRLIQKDGVTPYKVGYAPALSQDYIDAIKALANGTGTVDAVRKAALKTPYSDEETGLGASSLRDFNSTGSYSTDGINQIPYGSEDKDATEIVDYQHLTNEQRIQLAYYAASIINDLRAKVGTEPLKVTESALKLAESFNNYANAFPTSKGGAFTEHNTKSVAEKLELAKKETEVGTPSLAIRSTMVPDFLGLGKDITTMAHIKQVMYQGIVDALMGTTENSIGNSRYSSAMALLGLTNAGKTAIGVGIGRTGSYTTKGYETSITLSVPQETTSTTTKVDEKALEKAQKAYVNAYAELKDAENGVYLAKTRYGKADDELYFARKHLSDIQLNKIDVPALEKALEDAKTQLAEDKKALKTAEEVLELAKTNAIDKAKSLAEAKKALATAKAEKASADKALETAKGELEVLTKAHDVAVLARKSAGEDLARKREASKEATDTYTVLELALTKRDEVLKALDKELTDTKSKLGVLRAELKTAKEELARLEGIAEVKARGYENFKQLKAEHDAYLAEQQRLQALKDKEDAIRKAGGQPKEVTDATGKVVDVVDAKAKDKAVVATVGTKDDKTYQAPAQATNAQATNAKAEPKKQLPNTGTKDSGLLALLGASVGLLALAGKRKYNR, encoded by the coding sequence ATGGAATTACAAAAAGATTACGGCAAGAAATTGCGCACAGGCGCAGTTATTTCAACGCTTGCAATCTCGGCTCTAGGGGTATCTACTACTGTATCGGCTAGTGAGACTGAAGTAGCGGTTAATGAGCCAGCAACTAGGGTAGTTGCTCAGGACGAGGTTAAACCTAAAGTTCCTAGTCAAGCGGATGTTGACAAGGCTAAAGCTGAATTGGATAAGGCTAATCAGGATGTAGCTAAGCAAAAAGAAGTAGTTGCATCTACTGAAGCAAACATTGCAGATGCTGAAAAGACTATCGCTGACACTACTAAAAAGGTAGAAGAAGCTAAGACTGTTACACCTGAAAAGGTAGCTGAGGCTAAGGCAGATGCTGACAAGAAAGCCAGTGAGCTTGCGACTGCTGAAAAGGCTGTAGCTGATGCTGATAAGTCTGTATCTGCAACTGCTGAAAAGGTTGAAGACCAAACTAAGGTAGTATCTAATGCTGAAAAGACTGCTACAGATGCTTCTAACAAGGTAGCTGAGGCTCAGAATAAAGTAGATTCTCTTTCATCTACTACTGATATTCGTACACTAGACAGAGAAGCTTATGGTCTTACTGTAAAAGTTAGGGTTGATGAGAGAAAGGTAGATGAGGCTCAGAAAAAACTTGACGAAGGTAAAAAGGCTGTTGCAGACAAAGAACAGGCTATAAAAGACACCCAAGACAAGATATCTTCTGCAGAAAAAGAGTTTAAACAAGCTACTACAAACCTCAATGTTGCTAAGGCTAACCAATCTCAAAAAGAAGAAGCAGTTAAGAAAGCTAAGGCTGAACTTGAAGTTGTAAAACAAGGTACTACTAGAACAAAAACGGTTAGTGATGAAGAGTACCGACTAATTCAAAAAGATGGGGTAACTCCTTATAAAGTAGGTTATGCGCCAGCTCTTTCGCAAGACTATATCGATGCAATTAAGGCTCTTGCAAATGGTACAGGTACTGTAGATGCAGTTCGTAAGGCAGCTCTTAAAACTCCGTATTCAGACGAAGAAACTGGGTTAGGTGCTAGTTCACTTCGTGATTTTAACTCTACAGGTAGCTATTCTACAGACGGAATCAATCAAATTCCTTATGGTTCAGAAGATAAAGACGCAACTGAGATTGTTGACTACCAACATCTAACTAATGAGCAACGAATCCAGTTGGCTTACTATGCAGCTTCAATTATCAATGACTTGCGTGCTAAAGTTGGTACTGAGCCTCTTAAAGTAACTGAAAGTGCACTTAAGTTAGCTGAATCTTTCAATAACTATGCCAATGCTTTCCCAACTAGTAAGGGTGGTGCTTTTACTGAGCACAACACTAAGAGCGTAGCAGAAAAATTGGAGCTTGCTAAAAAAGAAACTGAAGTAGGTACTCCATCTCTTGCAATTCGTTCCACTATGGTACCAGATTTCCTTGGTTTAGGTAAAGACATCACAACTATGGCTCATATCAAGCAGGTTATGTATCAGGGTATCGTCGATGCACTTATGGGAACTACTGAAAACTCTATTGGTAATTCACGTTACAGTAGTGCAATGGCTCTCCTTGGCTTAACTAATGCTGGAAAAACAGCTATTGGTGTAGGTATTGGTCGTACAGGAAGCTACACAACCAAAGGGTATGAAACTTCAATCACCTTATCAGTTCCTCAAGAAACTACCTCAACTACAACCAAAGTAGATGAAAAGGCTCTTGAAAAAGCTCAAAAAGCATACGTCAATGCCTATGCAGAACTCAAAGACGCTGAAAATGGGGTATATCTTGCTAAGACTAGGTATGGTAAAGCTGACGATGAACTTTATTTTGCTCGCAAACACTTGTCCGATATCCAATTGAACAAGATTGACGTTCCAGCTCTTGAAAAGGCTCTTGAAGACGCCAAAACTCAGTTGGCTGAAGACAAAAAAGCCCTAAAAACTGCTGAAGAAGTTCTTGAACTAGCTAAAACAAACGCTATTGACAAGGCTAAGTCTCTTGCAGAGGCTAAAAAGGCTCTTGCAACTGCCAAAGCTGAAAAAGCCTCAGCAGACAAGGCTCTTGAAACTGCCAAAGGTGAATTGGAAGTTCTTACTAAGGCTCATGATGTAGCAGTCTTGGCTCGTAAGTCAGCTGGTGAGGACCTTGCTCGCAAACGTGAAGCGTCTAAAGAGGCTACTGATACCTATACAGTGCTTGAACTTGCCCTTACTAAGCGTGATGAAGTTCTTAAGGCTTTGGACAAAGAGCTTACTGATACTAAATCCAAGCTTGGGGTACTTCGTGCTGAGTTGAAAACTGCTAAGGAAGAGTTGGCTCGTCTTGAGGGTATTGCTGAAGTTAAGGCTCGTGGTTATGAAAACTTTAAGCAACTCAAAGCTGAACACGACGCATACCTTGCAGAACAACAACGCTTGCAAGCTTTGAAAGACAAAGAAGATGCAATCCGTAAAGCAGGTGGTCAACCTAAGGAAGTTACTGACGCAACTGGTAAAGTTGTTGATGTTGTGGATGCGAAGGCTAAGGATAAAGCAGTAGTTGCGACAGTAGGAACTAAAGACGATAAAACATATCAAGCTCCTGCACAAGCTACAAATGCTCAAGCTACAAATGCAAAAGCAGAACCTAAGAAACAACTTCCAAATACAGGAACAAAGGATTCAGGGCTTTTAGCATTGCTTGGAGCAAGTGTTGGACTCCTCGCTTTAGCAGGAAAACGAAAATATAATAGATAA
- a CDS encoding helix-turn-helix transcriptional regulator produces MTKTNLQSYLGKRIRLLRLQKNLTQQQLEELADLPLKYTYKLENLEPNIKIKTLQKIMDALDTDIETFFDISVTESNPLINQLIYKIKELTPIK; encoded by the coding sequence ATGACAAAAACAAATCTACAATCTTATCTAGGTAAGAGAATCCGATTACTGAGACTTCAAAAAAATTTGACTCAACAGCAACTAGAGGAGCTGGCGGACCTACCATTAAAATACACGTACAAACTAGAAAATCTTGAGCCTAATATAAAAATAAAAACATTACAAAAAATTATGGATGCACTTGATACAGATATAGAGACTTTTTTCGATATATCCGTAACAGAAAGCAATCCTTTAATAAATCAGCTAATATATAAAATTAAGGAACTAACACCTATTAAATAA
- a CDS encoding Rep family protein, translating to MATKKKEALLTSVAITQYFDPKYWKNGWDEELIKSANVEKILEEIVRRVGEIATVSEAYAIKHDKDTSIGFDSVTRTTTTKLKKPHIHALLKFEKGATLTDFAVQIGLKPEYLEKAKSGRYGYDNLLAYLIHAKDKDKYQYSPDEVISLTGKDYLKVYHERHLSWLKGKAKKEVKQTYKDIDLLIDNILNGNITKKEMLLNKDYHMLYAVHKSKVNEVFRTIGEIKGTMTQHELENKKFKKTIFFIFGLSGLGKTKFARTLTKSLIQLAKLNDQNWQSVLTAGTNMFDEVNGEEILLLDDVRGDSLTASDWLKLLDPYNISPISARYQNRLGASKVIIITSSKHPLTFFYHAKGNTNEDLSQYIRRIAHLVTLRGNNDNITFHESQPKRTINRVVKIPGTDQTTSLSYDFTPDNEAASKEELLSMLVSTVGLYNKWEHWDYNKIKTPSETLASEDEVADNQEK from the coding sequence ATGGCAACAAAGAAAAAAGAAGCACTTTTGACTTCTGTAGCAATTACACAATACTTTGATCCTAAATATTGGAAAAATGGTTGGGATGAAGAACTCATTAAATCTGCAAATGTTGAAAAAATTCTTGAGGAAATTGTCAGAAGAGTTGGTGAAATAGCAACTGTTTCCGAGGCATACGCAATAAAACACGACAAGGATACCTCCATCGGTTTTGACAGTGTAACTAGAACAACAACTACCAAGCTAAAAAAGCCACATATTCACGCTTTACTCAAGTTTGAGAAAGGTGCAACACTAACTGATTTTGCTGTACAAATCGGACTAAAACCTGAATATCTAGAAAAAGCGAAGTCTGGAAGGTATGGCTACGATAACTTGTTAGCTTACTTAATTCATGCCAAAGATAAAGATAAGTATCAATACAGCCCTGATGAAGTAATTTCTCTAACAGGCAAAGACTACTTAAAAGTTTATCACGAAAGACATCTAAGCTGGCTTAAAGGAAAAGCCAAAAAAGAGGTAAAACAAACCTACAAAGATATTGACTTACTTATCGATAACATTCTTAACGGAAACATCACCAAAAAGGAAATGCTTCTGAATAAAGACTATCACATGCTTTATGCAGTTCATAAAAGTAAAGTAAACGAGGTTTTTCGAACAATTGGGGAAATTAAAGGAACTATGACACAGCATGAACTGGAAAACAAGAAGTTCAAGAAGACAATTTTCTTTATTTTTGGACTTTCAGGCCTAGGAAAGACAAAATTTGCAAGAACACTGACTAAAAGTCTTATTCAGTTAGCAAAACTGAATGATCAAAACTGGCAATCAGTCTTGACCGCAGGCACTAACATGTTTGATGAAGTAAACGGAGAAGAAATCCTACTACTTGATGATGTTCGAGGAGATAGCTTAACCGCTTCGGACTGGCTGAAACTATTAGACCCCTATAATATTAGTCCTATCTCAGCACGTTATCAAAATAGATTAGGTGCTTCTAAAGTCATTATAATCACAAGTTCTAAACATCCTTTGACTTTCTTCTACCATGCTAAAGGAAACACTAACGAAGATTTATCACAATACATTAGAAGAATCGCTCATCTAGTAACCTTAAGGGGAAATAATGATAACATTACTTTCCATGAATCACAACCTAAACGAACTATAAACAGAGTTGTGAAAATTCCAGGCACTGACCAAACGACATCACTATCATACGATTTCACACCTGATAACGAAGCGGCAAGTAAAGAAGAATTGCTATCCATGTTAGTATCTACAGTTGGACTATATAATAAATGGGAGCACTGGGATTATAACAAAATAAAAACCCCATCCGAAACTTTAGCGAGCGAGGACGAGGTTGCAGATAATCAAGAAAAGTAA
- a CDS encoding helix-turn-helix domain-containing protein yields MQVILPDEQVQQIQLLLAELITKEIEKKLHHSNLESPFLNKQQACHYLGISNNTLDSWIKKGLPAIKIGKTIRFNKEAINSWLYSQN; encoded by the coding sequence ATGCAAGTAATTCTACCAGATGAACAAGTTCAACAAATTCAGCTCCTACTTGCTGAACTTATCACAAAAGAAATTGAAAAGAAGCTGCACCATAGTAACCTTGAAAGCCCTTTTTTAAACAAACAGCAGGCTTGCCACTATCTAGGCATCTCAAACAATACTCTAGATAGTTGGATCAAGAAAGGACTGCCTGCAATAAAAATAGGTAAGACTATACGATTTAATAAAGAAGCCATTAATTCTTGGCTTTACTCACAAAACTAG
- a CDS encoding site-specific integrase, which produces MPISKTKNGTFRLKIYIPIEARMPLGIVNSNYYDKRFKTRKEARQAEIDLLTKLNQIEDNEFSGLVKGDILFSDFYNNIWWESYKEGQTTSTSKPPSRSTVANTKTCFEKHILPLLGNYTIQFLNQNKQVILNLMTSKANEYANFKSLRSYVISIFDWAEELEYIEANKVAKILRRIKATKKIQLAESKREEDLYLTHEQLQEWFSAFQEDLDNDKITLKDYVLFYLTFFLGDRKSETYALQWKHIDFSKSQIRLIQALDRYGQVKSTKGNKKTIFSISSDLLQLLTLWKKQQKYELAKFGIISNSEQFIFTYIDTRGNINKPLHADYLNNKMKTIEKRHPELTHATPHKLRHTGATLAKQAGMSLEAISEALTHSDTVTTQIYVNTSNVVPMAVGEFALKSLKQ; this is translated from the coding sequence ATGCCTATCAGTAAGACAAAGAACGGTACTTTTCGCTTAAAAATCTATATCCCAATAGAAGCACGAATGCCACTTGGTATCGTTAATAGCAACTATTACGATAAGCGATTTAAAACAAGAAAGGAGGCAAGGCAAGCTGAGATAGACTTGCTTACTAAATTAAATCAAATAGAGGATAATGAATTTTCAGGACTAGTAAAAGGAGATATTCTTTTCTCAGACTTCTATAACAATATCTGGTGGGAATCTTATAAAGAAGGACAAACTACATCTACTTCTAAACCACCAAGTAGGTCAACAGTTGCAAATACCAAAACCTGTTTTGAAAAACATATCCTACCACTTCTTGGAAATTATACGATACAGTTTCTAAATCAAAATAAGCAAGTTATCCTAAATCTAATGACATCTAAGGCTAATGAATATGCGAACTTCAAATCTTTACGTAGCTATGTGATTTCCATTTTTGACTGGGCAGAAGAACTTGAATATATAGAAGCTAATAAAGTTGCAAAAATATTAAGAAGAATAAAGGCCACTAAAAAGATTCAACTTGCAGAGTCAAAGAGAGAGGAAGATTTATATCTAACTCATGAACAACTCCAAGAATGGTTCTCAGCATTTCAAGAAGATTTAGACAATGATAAAATAACCCTTAAAGATTATGTCCTATTTTATCTTACTTTTTTCTTAGGCGATAGAAAATCTGAAACCTATGCTCTTCAATGGAAACATATCGACTTTTCAAAATCACAGATTCGGCTAATTCAAGCTTTAGATAGATATGGACAAGTAAAATCTACTAAGGGAAATAAGAAAACTATCTTTTCTATTTCTAGCGACTTGCTTCAACTCCTGACTTTATGGAAAAAACAACAAAAATATGAACTGGCAAAGTTTGGTATCATCAGCAATTCAGAACAATTCATCTTCACTTATATAGATACTAGAGGAAATATCAATAAACCTTTACATGCTGACTATCTTAACAACAAGATGAAAACTATCGAAAAGCGACACCCAGAGCTTACACACGCTACGCCACACAAACTACGGCATACGGGAGCAACACTTGCTAAACAAGCAGGAATGAGTTTAGAAGCTATTTCCGAAGCTCTAACACATAGTGACACAGTTACAACACAGATTTATGTAAATACTTCTAATGTAGTCCCTATGGCAGTCGGTGAATTTGCCTTAAAGTCTCTAAAACAATAA
- the rpsI gene encoding 30S ribosomal protein S9, with amino-acid sequence MSQAQYAGTGRRKNAVARVRLVPGTGKITVNKKDVEEYIPHADLRLVINQPFAVTSTVGSYDVFVNVVGGGYAGQSGAIRHGIARALLQVDPDFRDSLKRAGLLTRDSRKVERKKPGLKKARKASQFSKR; translated from the coding sequence ATGTCACAAGCACAATATGCAGGTACTGGACGTCGTAAAAACGCTGTTGCACGCGTTCGCCTTGTTCCAGGAACTGGTAAAATCACTGTTAACAAAAAAGATGTTGAAGAGTACATCCCACACGCTGACCTTCGTCTTGTAATCAACCAACCATTCGCAGTTACTTCAACTGTAGGTTCATACGACGTTTTCGTTAACGTTGTAGGTGGTGGATACGCTGGTCAATCAGGAGCTATCCGTCATGGTATCGCTCGTGCCCTTCTTCAAGTAGACCCAGACTTCCGCGATTCATTGAAACGCGCAGGACTTCTTACACGTGACTCACGTAAAGTTGAACGTAAGAAACCAGGTCTTAAGAAAGCTCGTAAAGCATCACAATTCTCAAAACGTTAA
- the rplM gene encoding 50S ribosomal protein L13 translates to MNKTTFMAKPGQVERKWYVVDATDVPLGRLSAVVASVLRGKNKPTFTPHTDTGDFVIVINAEKVKLTGKKATDKIYYTHSNHPGGLKQISAGELRSKNAVRLIEKSVKGMLPHNTLGRAQGMKLKVFVGAEHTHAAQQPEVLDISGLI, encoded by the coding sequence ATGAACAAAACTACATTCATGGCTAAACCAGGCCAAGTAGAACGCAAATGGTACGTTGTTGACGCAACTGATGTACCTCTTGGACGCCTTTCAGCAGTTGTTGCTAGCGTACTTCGCGGAAAAAACAAACCAACATTCACACCACACACTGATACAGGTGACTTCGTAATCGTTATCAATGCTGAAAAAGTTAAATTGACTGGTAAAAAAGCAACTGATAAGATCTACTACACTCACTCAAACCACCCAGGTGGATTGAAACAAATCTCTGCTGGTGAACTTCGTTCTAAAAATGCAGTACGTTTGATCGAAAAATCAGTTAAAGGTATGCTTCCACACAATACTCTTGGCCGCGCTCAAGGTATGAAATTGAAAGTATTCGTTGGAGCTGAGCACACTCACGCTGCACAACAACCAGAAGTTCTTGATATTTCAGGACTTATCTAA
- a CDS encoding ABC transporter permease, giving the protein MRNMWVVMKETYLRHVKSWSFFFMVISPFLFLALSVGIGFLQGSSMAKNSKIAVVTTVPSVEEGLKGTNGINFDYKDEASAQAAIKDEKIKGYLTIDQEDSVLKAVYHGETSLETGIKLAVTNKLNELQYQLNRSAANLSQEQEKRLSQTVDFTEKIDESKENKKIVQTIAAAGLGFFLYMILITYASVTAQEVASEKGTKIMEVVFSSIRASHYFYARMLALLLVILTHIGIYVVGGLAAILLFKDIPILAQSGILNHLGEAFSLNTLLFILVSLFMYVVLAAFLGSMVSRPEDSGKALSPLMILIIAGFVGVTSLGAAGDNLVLKIGSYIPFISTFFMPFRAINGYASGLEAWISLAITVVFAVTATAFIGRMYASLVLQTDDLGIWKTFKRALAYK; this is encoded by the coding sequence ATGAGAAATATGTGGGTTGTAATGAAGGAAACCTATCTTCGACATGTCAAGTCGTGGAGTTTCTTCTTTATGGTGATTTCGCCGTTCCTCTTTTTAGCCTTATCTGTAGGAATCGGCTTTCTCCAAGGGTCTTCTATGGCCAAGAATAGCAAGATAGCAGTAGTAACAACTGTGCCATCTGTGGAAGAAGGGCTCAAGGGTACCAATGGTATCAACTTTGATTACAAGGATGAAGCCAGTGCCCAGGCTGCTATCAAGGATGAGAAAATCAAGGGTTACCTAACCATTGACCAAGAGGACAGCGTCCTCAAGGCCGTCTATCACGGTGAAACTTCTCTTGAAACAGGCATCAAACTAGCAGTAACCAATAAGCTAAACGAACTGCAATACCAACTCAATCGTTCGGCAGCCAATTTGTCTCAAGAACAGGAAAAACGCCTGAGTCAAACCGTTGACTTTACTGAGAAAATTGATGAATCTAAGGAAAACAAAAAAATTGTTCAAACCATTGCGGCCGCAGGGCTTGGTTTCTTCCTTTATATGATTTTGATTACCTATGCTAGTGTCACTGCTCAGGAAGTAGCTAGCGAGAAAGGAACCAAAATCATGGAGGTGGTCTTCTCTAGTATCCGAGCTAGTCATTATTTCTACGCTCGCATGCTGGCTCTGCTTCTTGTGATTTTGACTCATATTGGCATTTACGTCGTGGGTGGGCTGGCTGCTATTCTGCTCTTTAAAGATATCCCTATCTTGGCACAATCTGGAATTTTAAATCATCTTGGAGAGGCTTTCTCGCTCAATACCTTATTGTTTATCTTGGTTAGTCTCTTTATGTACGTTGTTTTAGCAGCATTTCTAGGCTCTATGGTTTCTCGCCCTGAGGATTCAGGAAAGGCCTTGTCGCCATTGATGATCTTGATTATAGCAGGATTTGTCGGTGTGACCTCTCTGGGTGCTGCTGGGGACAATTTAGTTCTGAAAATTGGTTCCTATATTCCTTTCATCTCGACCTTCTTTATGCCGTTTAGAGCTATAAATGGGTATGCCAGTGGTTTAGAAGCTTGGATTTCGCTTGCCATAACGGTTGTTTTTGCAGTCACTGCAACAGCCTTTATCGGACGCATGTATGCTAGTCTAGTCCTTCAAACAGATGATTTGGGAATCTGGAAAACCTTTAAACGTGCCTTAGCTTACAAATAG